Within Vicia villosa cultivar HV-30 ecotype Madison, WI linkage group LG1, Vvil1.0, whole genome shotgun sequence, the genomic segment CTTCACGGAATCTCTCTAACGCCTCATTAGCTGCAATTGCTATTTCAGACCGGAGAGTTGGAAAGCGCTTCAATTCCTGCAACCATTATCAAAACTCACTAACAAGGCTAAAATCCCATTTCTTTTCATTTCTTATAGGAAGTATTCCAATTCAAACCTCTGTTTCGGAAATTGACTTTCTCACGAGTTCCTTCAGGACAAAATGAACCTGTGCCACAGATAGCATGCATAGGAGTTAGCAACAAAAAAATTCGAGAATAAAACAAGATCAATCatcgtgaagaaaataaaaacagaatCAGTGAACCTTTTAAAGCAAAAATGAATATCTTACAGCATCTACAGAAGCTTGTGCAGGACCTTTGAAATAATTGAGTGAACTTTCTAGGAGGCGTCGGTAACCTTGCTCAGGGGCGATCAGATGAGGTTGGTATCCATCTGCCTCAGAAATAACGTTTCTCACATTTTGCAGTGATAAATGACGCTCCAGTGGAATCTTTCTCAATGCAGCAGGAAGCTGGTAATCAAAAACTATATAAATTTTGTCACCACCTGGTCGCCTAGGAGGAGAACAAACAACACAATAAAATTAGAAAGGTTGAGGATTTTCCCTCCTGCAAGTATTTTAAAAAGGGTTGTGTTTTCAAGAGTTTCTTAAAGAATTAAGTATCAACTCAAACCCCAATTTAAACAAACAAACCAATAAACACAGCAAcaaactaatgatttctacatTTAAGCCTCAAATGTATTTCCTTACCCTCCATCTAAATGCTCCTTAAACACCCGGTCAAAAGCACGGCATAATTCTAGAATAGTGTACAGTTGGGCCTGACAAAAGCAGAAGTTGGATAAATAAATACACTAATAGGAATTATTTAACTTAAATTGATAGCTGATAGCACAAAATACTCCTCACCCCAGCATCTATGGCAACTGGTCTACCAAGTTGAGCCAATTCTGCTTCAAGGTCGTCAATGCATCTATTGATGAAAGATGCAATTCCTGGAATCCGAGCTCTTATCACAGACTCTAAATGCTGAAACCAGATGAGTTTTATAATCAACCAGATAAATATGGtaagttagaaaaaaaaaaagccaaaaaaaGCATGTCCACCCAACAGATATCTAAATCAATACAAGGATAAATAGAAAAACCTTAGAGAGAAGCCTTGCAAGATATTCCGAACCCATTTTGCTGCCCAAGTGTGCGTAATCGGGATTGGTGTTAAAAAATTCGCGTTCTCTTTGTCGAGCAGCAATCATATCTACTTTCCTATTAATATCTTCCTGAGAACGGTTTACAATTCCCACCCAAGGATTACGAAGTCGGTATGATCTTCCCTCAAGGACCTACAACACGACAAAATCGGAACATTAGCTACCCCAATATCTGAAAATCACTGAGTACCCATGTCGACTAACATTTGTAGAAAATCCACAATAAGTTTCATCATGGAGCCAATCAGCCAACTAAATAAGTTTACTGAGTGCACCAGAAAAGCTAAGAATCTTACATCCAAAGCATTTGTGCCTCTGTCCATCAAATCAATCTTTGTCAACACACCAAATGTTCGTTCACCTaagttgaaaatattttgaatgtATAGTCAAGAAAAAACACAAAAGTATTATGAGAAAATAAATGCATACTTCAAGCATGAATGTGAGCCAAATGCAGCTAGCATACCAGCAGGGTCAACTTGTCTGGAAACCTTGACGGCATCAGATGTCGCTACATCTTGATTTGCAGGAGTAATGGCCAAAATTAAGCAATTAGGCTGCAATTAAAGAAAAAACAAATCATGAATAGATAAATAAAAGGATTAAAAGTGCAGTCAACCCCGcaaacttcaaaattcaaattattattttgacaAAGGTTCAATAGCATTATGTCAGAATGGGAAAGGTTGAAAAGCCCCATATTTAGAATTCAGAGTATGATCAAATATTGCCTGTCATCACTCACAAGTACTGGTGAAGTGATTCAAATAAAGATAGTTAACTTATTATATCAATCTCTAATATGATTTCTTCAATGCAGGCTAGCAACtacaaaaataatgcaatataagAGAAAAATTGAAGACTCTTAAGTAGAAAACTATATGATAAAAGGATAAGCACATTATTTCTTTTTCTACTCTGTTTTGATATCATAAAAAGGAAACCAGTTAAAAAATAGGCTAGACTCTAAGTTTGTGTAAAATTGTCAACTACAATCTTCATTGTTGTTTAAACTTCAAAAACTTGCAAACAATCCCCCCAACCTTGCTTTGATATAACTTCTTGGATCATGTGATTATCATTATGCCCAAAGCCATAGATGGTGGCAAAAGTGTAACTTTATTTACCCAAGGGTTTTAGAGCCCACATCTAGTTTTTAAAGAGCTACACCATTACAGATTTACGGGCTACATAGACTGTGGTGTTATGCCCATGAATCCTAGGGTAAGGCTGACCCAATAAAGCAGACAAAACTGGCATGATAAATTGTTTAGTAAGTAACTTACATGTATTACTGCTtttaaaaaattaagaagaaataaCTTACGTAGAAAATAAGGGTAAGAGATCAACTTCATCCATACCCATTAGATTGAAATGAGTGACCTTTTATGTACTAAGGTACTCTTTTTTAATCATAATTAACACAAATCATCAGGTTTTTCAAACAATAATACAGGAAATTCTGTTTGTAGCAGTGTGGATAAAAGTACATCTATCAAGTTTAAACTACCTTATCAACATATGAGTGGATCAAGTTCTCAATGTCTTGAACAATACTTTCTGGCTGTCCCTCtgataaagtaaaataaaaaatcaactacatacttaaaaaaggaaaaaggaaattgTTGATTGAAATACAAGATTACTTATAAAAAAGATAGTCAGAATAAAGCGTACCTACAGCGACCTTTGTTAAACCAGGCAGGTCTACCAGCGTCAAATTGACAACTACCAACAGTAACAACAACGTTaaaatagttataataataaaaatgatgaGAACAAAAACAGAATTAATCACATGAATACcacaaaacaaaatgaaaattccataatTCACATATAGAATGTAGACACTCCCACAGGAAGAGGGCAGATCACACATATACAATAATATTAGAGGATATACAACTCCGTTAAAACATCAGGATGGGTGATTCCTAATTCCCAAACTTCTTCTGACATAGACAGATACTAGTGGTTTAACAACTTATcaatttaaaatagtaaaataaatgaaaaaatagaaTCAGCCTTAATTGATAAGCAAGCACTCAGAAAGCATGTATTAAAGATGAAATGAACAACatcaaataaagcaataaaatagcACATGTATTAAACATGAAATGAACatcaaataaagcaataaaatagcGCAAATTTAAAAGAGGTTAACGCTATCAAGTTTAAAGGGATTGTAGAAATGGAAAGGACTGGTTACATATTATTTCCAACAAATATCTACTGCAATTTGGTGACTGGAATCATGTCTGACAACAAGAACAAGCACCATTTAATACTAGGAAATCAATCCCAGaaaatagagagagaaaaaaaacataaaaccaaGGGATGCATGGCACTTGAATGAAATGTAAAATATAAGCTTTGTACCATTTGGTGAGTAGATGCTTAGATGAATAGGAACAGGAGATATCTGATTTGATTTCCCAGTCATCCTATTAGtttcatcttcaatttcttttcgaACCATAGCTACAAAAGATAATAACAAGTCAAACAAGTTGAAAATAGTTTTCTAAAATATACATTGCTCATCTGTAGCTGTGTAAAAAAATCCTAAGAAAATAGTGGatgtaatataaaaatattttcaccAATGCCAATCTATACAACaattactaaaaaataaaatgaaaataacacTAGTTTGCAGCTAATATCAGTTGAGACAACCTAAGAAATGAGTCTACTTCAGTCAAAGTTGTACATGATAACCTTAGTTAAATATCTTACACTGTCTAAAGAAGAAACACGATTCCCCATGTCCAGTAGAGAGGAACAGGTGAAGACATTTTGAGCTTAAGTTAAGCATACACAGAACAATAATGGACACCCCGAATACGATCCCGACACACACACAGCGACaccggtaataatttgaaaaaataaataaattaaacataatcacaagtgtcggtgcAGGCGTCCGATACCGACATGGACACGCCTTTTTTTAGAGGTGTCGGTGTTGCATAGAAAATAATTAAACCTTGTGAGAATGACACATTAACAAGTCAAATTGCACACTTTGAATGTTTTGTTCTTAACCAAAAAATGCATGCAGGGCTTATAGTGGTCAAGGAACTCCGATTTCCACAATCTTCCAATGTAGATTTAAAATCAAACATGCATTGCAAGAAAAAGACATACAGAAATCAGTAAACCGTTTCTTCGGTAAGTGCAGAAACTCTGCATAGTCTTGTAACCCTTCCTCTATTCTGTGCAGCTGCAACACCAAAGGCCTCCGCGTCACAATCCCTAAACATTACTCCAAAAGGTAAGACACAAAAACCAAAGCCAAacatttcttttctttcattattCAAAACATTCTTCACTATTCATTTCTCTCCTAACaattccaaaataaataaaaaaagaacctAACCTTCTTTCAATTTTCACAGTTTTTCGATTATCAGCAACAAAAGAGGATATGAATACTAAAAATGAAACGAACAGTTAAATCGATGACGGTAATGTACCTGATCCACGGGGAAGAAAATCACGGCCGACGATGCTCTCCAACACCGATGATTTTCCGGAACTCTGCattttcaaaaaatcagaaaCAAAAACAACGAAATGCGAGGACGGTGCAGAAATGAACTAGTAGTAAAATTGGCGAATCGAATATGAAAGAGAATCGAACCTGACCGCCGACGACGGCGACGGAGGGAAGCGATTCCCAAAGAGAGTGAGAAGCTTGATCGGCGCCGTGGTCACCGAGGAGCGTGCATGCTCGTTGAATTCGGTTAACGAGAGAGATCAATGAGTCCATTGTAGCCATTGGTTCGGAGTCAGGTTCAGGTTCTGGTTTAGGTTCGGATTGTGGTTCTGATTCTGGTTCGGATGAAGAGGTTTTGAAAGTgaggatgaagaagagaaataaaGGAAAGAAGAGAATGAGAATAAGAGACGCTATTGTGTGAGAGTGTTCAGTTACGTTGTAGCGCTTTTCgttttttgtgtttgatttttaaaatttgttttgttttgtgtgcGTGTGAGAGAGAGCGGAGAAAGTGGTGCACGTAAGTGTGAGAGTATCGTGGACTTGAGGAGCTCAACTTTTACTGCTTCCGTTTCTACTTTTCCGGTTTCGAATGAgtccaatttttatttttattttatattaggaAAAGGTTCTATttaattcctttttcttttctttcaagtAAAAGCTTATTTTATTTACTTCCTATAATACTACTATCATTCTTTCTTTTAATTCTTCTTTAAATGGCCTAAATTAAGAGCATCCCAATCTCAATCACAATCCAATGGGATTGTTTTAGACTTTGCTTAGTATTATTCAACTTATAGGCATACATTGGAGGATTTGTAGAGGCAttctctctttattttgatcccaccattaaaaaaagagaaaggtcatcaaaagacaaaaaaaaaaaactatgtgcTAATTATATTGagtaaatttcttttaaaaatatctaaCACAAACATGTATTTAAAAGATTCATtgcaaataaaattgaaaaaataatagtACCTCAATTTTTTTAACATAGGTGGGTTTGTCATTTTCATATTAAGAAATTTAGTTGTTTTGCGGGTAATAAGCGCGAAATAGGTGAAACATCAACCAAATATGAAGCATGTGATTTAAGCCCCTCATCTACCTCTTACTATCAAGCATCGAAAAAATCTGACTCTCCACATGATTTCGGAGAAAGAGGTGGTCGTCACAATTCACCTGGGGATCACTGTCCTCATTGATCGTCATCACACTTCCAAAAAGGGGTCAACAGCGACACTAAAGTACATGTTCCTGGCTGGAGGAGGAACCCGCTCTCTGAGCGTGTCCTCGATAGTAAGACTCCAAAGTCACTCGAGAAACCTTCGAAGTTGGATATTTATAATAGCACGAGAGATTCAGACAGGTACATTTAGCACGTATACACTATGCTTGACTACTATTAGCCCGTGGAGCTGTGAAATGTAAGCTATTTGTGTTGACTCTTAATGGAACTGATATGATGTGGTTTAAGACCATGCCTGACTATTCCATAAATTCTTGGAAGGGACTATAAGACTCCTTTACCGCCCAACTAAAGACCCAAAAACAAAAACCCACGGTAATAGCCATACTTAGTGAGATccaacaaaagaagaaagaaatccTACGAGAATACATAGATTGGTTCATCATGGTGGCGGTAGAAGTCGAAGGGACGAACAATGGGTTGATGTGTTGGATATTTAAAAAGGGGTTGATGGTGGATTACATGTTTGGCGAAAATGAGCTGGAATCCTAAAtgatttcttaaccgttattttaatattaagttctcatcacaaacatatttaacaaaCATTTCTTAAAATCATAAGATTTATTGAACATTTTTTGAAATCGCATCAGTCTATGTGGACACGATAAGAATAATTTGAATTTTCTATTTTAACACCAAAACAAATAACTatccaaaagaaaataataatttgaatctTTTATTTTAACACCAAAACTATAAAGCATGGAAGACCTtggtaataacaacaacaacgaggAATAGGATAATACTGAAATTTTGGCACTTGTACCACATGGTAATACTAATGTTCCAACATCACAATATGATGTCAAGagagatgttataacatctgttaAGAGGAAGAACCCATTAAACCAGACTGTAAGTATGAACTACAAAATGATAAACAACATAAACATTAAGACAAATGTCTCAGCACAAAACACAAGGTCAGggcagatgtcttgacatcatctACTGACAGAATACATTTTTACCAAGCAGAAATCATGCAAGATTAATTTGCAGAATGGTAAATAACACAGTCAATTACTAACCCAGTTTGGTACAACATCacttactctgggggctaccaagccaggaaggaaatccactataataatattaattcaaATCTTAAACAGTCTCGATTTACAACTTCTCTCCTAATCACTACCccatgcaacttctacctaaaaatcaccatctagatatgagaaatcccaTCTCACTTCTAATCACCACATATACCTACAGCCATAAACCTTGTGACTGGAATCAAAAGAACCAAATAGAAGATTACACTTCAAATACAAAATACTTAGTttttcttaaaagcttcaaccaagaacaatactcaactataTGGTTAAAAGCTTTAAGAGTGAGAAAAATAACTTGATACACAATCAAGTAACAAACAGTCTACCACACTGTATCAAAAGATATATGGGTGACTTAAAATACAAGAGAATCTCAAACCTACAACTCAAGacttcccctaattttacaattgtcAAAAGTTGTTTTACATTATGTCTAGGGTTCTCTTTAAATACTCTTCAGcagttgatcagtgcattttaatgcatgttcttccatgtttgtactcaagcatctcttcggtttgttttatttatttttatgttttaatatgttttaatattttattttatttttgcacttatttgtttttcgtattaatttttcagcattaacagtctgcacggaaacgatcatatctggagttccaggagtccgattgaggcgttctaataatcgccggaaagctaatagaaagagctacaattcttatgttggagtcgaagtcataatcggactgtagaagggccagaatattcgttgaagttgcagcactagttttagttaagtttcgggtcaattagttttgggcctgggtcgtatttttgacccagttggattgtaaaatggGTCGTTCTCTCTCCCCTTACGGTAGAAGCCGCGTactgttcatcatcatcttccattcacgaaattTTGAGAGGCTTGTACGAtcccatggcgaactaatccctATTGAGTTAATCTGCTGTAATTCGGATTCCAAGACTTGAGGTTAATACAATTTCGCAATTTTCTATTCATATCaattttgtttatgttgtttgtttgcttaattcaaatcatcatatatagttttgttaatttgattgatttatgtTTTCCTACAATCGAATGCgtattatcgtttgcttaatccgtTAATCCGCTGATTTcattaaccgtttgcttaattcggtgaaaagagaaacataattcttataatttctaTCTCGCTTGTGGATTGTTGTTATGATCAAATATGAATAGATTCCGCTTAGGACAGTGATATTGTAGTAatcgatgatagataggaaccgaaacAACAGATTAGCTTAactccataatcacttattttcaaaacagcttatttcagaataacttattttaagcgcttctttttctgtaattcgaccaccaaaccaacccccccccaaATTCTActttgcttttagttaataaaatcaagaatccttgcgatacgactcgagccattgtcgctatactacgtttttgaaaactactcgttttgacccgcgagcgacagcggatcaaattggcgccgttgccggggattcttgtgaatattaactgatattagagtcttaggtgtagtgtttgtgcgttttggccataggttcctcgcggtttcggccataacgtctatagagtcgaaaaaatcggtttttgggaaaatttcacCGTTTCGAAAATTTGTCCCGACAGTTAGGTGTGAAAAAAATCCCCGATCAAAAGTCACTTACTACAAAGTAGTTACGTGACAAAATTTTCAAATCGCGAAAaaagcctttttactatttttaatgatttattttctgttttcatatagtcaaaaaattctgaaaaaaatatcaaaattctatttttacgtcattagattattttcggtgtcagtttatttttttgaattgtttttaatcgatttgcttcattaTGTTTGctttagggacatagttggcattttcacgtTTGTTGCTACATTGTTGCGCACTggtcctggctactaggtcttcctgtcctgaacttgttgcttttgatcctgaggtagagagaaccttgcacacacttcgtagagcaggccaggctagcaatagttcaccttcaccgaccatagctgagtctgattctgagtctgactatttgcataatttgtttgattctgattctgaatttgcttttgaaatggctgaaaatagaactctaaggcaacttgcagcccctggtgttaattataatggcttgtgtattgaatatgatgctgttgctgttccttttgaattaaaatcgggtttaatacacttgttgccaaagtttaatggtcttgcaggtgaggatccacacaaacatttgaaggaattccaggtggtgtgttctacaccattgaagcctaaagggatcactgaagatcatatcaaacttcgtgcttttcctttttctttgcagggtgcagcgaaggactggatatatgatctcgaaccgaattcaatcacaagctggaatgctctgaagagagtgttcttggagAGATATTTTCCTGCCTCTAGATAtgcttcaatccgaaaagaaatatgtggtattagacaagataacgagtcattggctgaatattgggataggttcaagaagttagtttcaagctgtcctcaacaccagattaccgagcaacttctcattcagtacttttatgaggggttgttgcccatggatagaaacattcttgatgcttctagtggtggagcacttgttgacaaaactccagctgctgccagggccctcattgaaaatatgtccttaaattcccagcaattcaccactcgaaccaattttgtccagaccaagggtgtacatcaaattcaagggtcctcgaacagagctttagaaaTCAGACTTGATGAGCTTACCGCTTTAGTTaaacaacttgcagtagcgaaacctcaaacaacaactgtatgtggcatttgtacagctcatgatcaccccactgatacttgtcctcttctgaaagatgatactgttaccgagctgcctca encodes:
- the LOC131638383 gene encoding phragmoplastin DRP1E-like, with amino-acid sequence MATMDSLISLVNRIQRACTLLGDHGADQASHSLWESLPSVAVVGGQSSGKSSVLESIVGRDFLPRGSGIVTRRPLVLQLHRIEEGLQDYAEFLHLPKKRFTDFSMVRKEIEDETNRMTGKSNQISPVPIHLSIYSPNVVNLTLVDLPGLTKVAVEGQPESIVQDIENLIHSYVDKPNCLILAITPANQDVATSDAVKVSRQVDPAGERTFGVLTKIDLMDRGTNALDVLEGRSYRLRNPWVGIVNRSQEDINRKVDMIAARQREREFFNTNPDYAHLGSKMGSEYLARLLSKHLESVIRARIPGIASFINRCIDDLEAELAQLGRPVAIDAGAQLYTILELCRAFDRVFKEHLDGGRPGGDKIYIVFDYQLPAALRKIPLERHLSLQNVRNVISEADGYQPHLIAPEQGYRRLLESSLNYFKGPAQASVDAVHFVLKELVRKSISETEELKRFPTLRSEIAIAANEALERFREDGKKTTLRLVEMESSYITVDFFRKLPQEVVDKGGNPALASAEGHFQRIGSNVLSYVGMVSETLRNTIPKAVVHCQVREAKRSLLDHFYAQLGRKEAMQLARLLDEDSVLMERRQQCFKRLKLYKSARDEIDAVCWSG